A window from Amblyomma americanum isolate KBUSLIRL-KWMA chromosome 7, ASM5285725v1, whole genome shotgun sequence encodes these proteins:
- the CHMP2B gene encoding charged multivesicular body protein 2b, translated as MSLFGKKVSPAEQMRQQNRELRKTQRDIERDRRELERQEKQLELEIKKAANQGNKQVCTVLAKQLVQIRKQKARTYAATSKVQAIGSQSKLMNANVKLANAMATTAKTMGEVNKRIKPQDIAKTMQDFEKESTKMGMTEEIVDDTLNSILDESGDEEEQDAIVNKVLDEIGIEMTGKLAAAPSARSDPLGEGSSKARLPTDDEIERQLAKLKM; from the exons ATGAGCCTATTCGGAAAGAAAGTATCGCCTGCAG AGCAAATGCGGCAACAGAATAGGGAGCTTCGAAAAACACAGAGAGACATTGAGAGGGACAGGCGGGAGCTagaaaggcaagagaaacaacTG GAACTCGAAATAAAGAAGGCGGCTAATCAGGGGAATAAACAG GTCTGCACTGTTTTAGCGAAACAGCTAGTGCAGATACGTAAGCAGAAAGCCAGGACATATGCTGCCACGTCCAAAGTCCAAGCCATCGGCTCGCAATCAAAG TTAATGAACGCCAACGTGAAACTCGCGAACGCAATGGCCACGACTGCAAAG ACCATGGGCGAAGTCAACAAACGCATCAAGCCTCAGGACATTGCCAAGACAATGCAAGACTTTGAGAAGGAGAGCACGAAAATGGGCATGACTGAGGAAATAG TCGATGACACACTCAACTCAATCTTGGATGAATCTGGTGACGAAGAAGAGCAGGACGCCATTGTCAACAAGGTTTTGGATGAAATCGGTATTGAGATGACTGGAAAG cttgctgctgctccaTCTGCCAGGTCCGACCCTCTTGGCGAAGGGTCTAGCAAGGCACGACTGCCAACAGACGATGAAATAGAGCGCCAGCTTGCCAAGTTGAAGATGTGA
- the LOC144099182 gene encoding putative phosphorylase b kinase regulatory subunit alpha — protein MATKSGPRLRYYYRLLHRTILDYQDPASGLIPAEKYEHHAWVRDNVYAVLSIWALSLAYRKNTELDEDRARTFELEQCCVKLMRGLLMAMMQQKEKLESFKETQKPTDSLHAKYSSITRGACVGDEDWGHLQLDATSLYLLVLAQMTASGLQIVFNLDEVAFVQNLVFYIEEAYCIPDYGVWERGDKTNRGMRELNASSVGIAKAALEAMSELDLFGGRGGDPSVIHVPSDEAEECGAVLSSMLPRESNSKEVDAALMSVIGFPGFAVTDQKLIDDTRMAIVDKLQGQYGCKRFLRDGYKTPREDKGRAYYEPWELQGFENIECEWPLFFCYMVIDACFRGDRTTMDDYCDLLERTLIKTEEGLRFVPQMYAVQADHTDQESEMPHTQPRIPIGQIPFVWAQSLYIVGRLLHDEIISPGEMDPLNRRLGMLKRPDVVVQVVLLAESSALRDIIAELYPDIQKLSEVQPFEVQPARMLGKLYSHLGKNQKMGLTGRQSNDVGLLATSKMYSLHDRLFVFMPQNLDSEEFHLVNDVDLFVSTLRSDVAVLRSHWYFDGRPTVVVILRDRHLVHNKLPASLRQTIKKLVSGYINATRVSLGKLRDFMNTSCVVSLEFLRDYEEGDFESLPQGVQTYLDRAARHPELLRSVGLQSQLLSGASSAATRRKPLVSGIIKRSRTIASQEHAIPENPATAVSPYQTSPSVSNIASRRNSIEEDAAPTTTVDVLAELKLDSVDTKELVDTLRETDCLEEQGDILHYLAIRKGLTWDTGLGYPNSVITVRTLFLEFYERACEEHHWGLVRHFASSLGKRVEDLAKSVTALLVRQKQVTVGMPPQSEEVITRPLSTKELNVIIARAHRGDESTAMLTKELLAYLAIFIRTSPGLFKKMNRLRVGLLIQVMMAEVAHTSRCGASEATDRLLNLSPFDMQSLLMNIMSGTELENTQDISTMPGASPGTFTNKRIGIEGFGLKELEETSTPLGNEGAQGLWLRRRRLDGALNRVPEEFYNHVWGILERSPGVWVRGYCLPVALTKEMTAGEIKFGLRVEEMLNRVPEPEYRQLMVEALMVISLAVENDIVTTFKAPIDVESVVQRAHGFFLEDQRQTKGDATLCCAAGAKPAMPCQAAVGICQHFYDSAPSGCYGTMTYLLRAVSLVVPEVNASLLDCTTS, from the exons ATGGCGACGAAGAGCGGACCTCGGCTGAGGTACTACTACCGGCTTCTGCACCGTACCATCCTGGACTACCAGGACCCCGCGAGTGGCCTCATACCTGCCGAGAAGTACGAGCACCACGCCTGGGTGCGCGACAACGTTTATGCCGTGCTCTCCATCTGGGCCCTCTCGCTCGCCTACCGCAAGAATACCGAGCTGGACGAGGACCGTGCTCGTACTTTCGAGCTCGAGCAGTGCTGCGTCAAACTGATGCGAGGCTTGCTCATGGCCATGATGCAGCAGAAGGAGAAGCTCGAGAGCTTCAAGGAGACGCAGAAGCCCACCGACAGCCTGCACGCCAAGTACAGCTCCATCACCCGAGGCGCCTGCGTTGGCGACGAGGACTGGGGTCACTTGCAGCTGGACGCGACGTCGCTCTACCTCCTCGTCCTGGCGCAGATGACGGCGTCCGGACTGCAGATCGTCTTCAACCTCGACGAAGTGGCCTTCGTGCAGAACCTCGTGTTCTACATCGAGGAAGCCTACTGCATACCCGACTACGGCGTCTGGGAGCGTGGGGACAAGACCAACCGCGGCATGCGCGAGCTGAACGCCAGTTCCGTGGGCATCGCCAAGGCTGCCCTGGAGGCTATGAGCGAGCTCGATCTGTTCGGAGGCCGGGGCGGCGATCCGTCGGTGATCCACGTCCCGTCGGACGAGGCCGAAGAATGCGGCGCCGTGCTGTCCTCCATGCTTCCGCGAGAGTCCAACTCCAAGGAAGTGGACGCGGCCCTCATGTCGGTTATCGGGTTTCCCGGTTTCGCAGTCACCGACCAGAAATTGATCGACGATACCCGTATGGCTATCGTCGACAAGCTCCAAGGACAGTACGGCTGCAAGCGTTTCTTACGCGACGGATATAAGACCCCGCGCGAAGACAAAGGGCGCGCTTACTACGAGCCCTGGGAGCTGCAGGGCTTCGAGAACATCGAGTGCGAGTGGCCGCTCTTTTTCTGCTACATGGTTATCGACGCTTGCTTTCGCGGAGACCGTACAACGATGGACGACTACTGCGACCTTCTGGAGCGAACTTTAATAAAGACCGAAGAAGGATTGCGGTTTGTGCCGCAGATGTACGCCGTGCAGGCCGACCACACCGACCAGGAGTCCGAGATGCCGCACACCCAACCCCGCATACCCATCGGCCAAATCCCGTTCGTGTGGGCCCAGTCGCTCTACATCGTCGGTCGCCTCTTGCACGACGAAATTATCTCGCCAGGAGAGATGGATCCTCTGAACCGGCGGCTGGGCATGCTGAAGCGGCCAGATGTCGTTGTCCAG GTGGTTCTACTGGCTGAGAGCTCTGCTCTACGTGACATAATAGCCGAACTCTACCCCGACATCCAAAAGTTGAGTGAAGTCCAACCATTCGAGGTGCAACCGGCCCGAATGCTGGGGAAGCTATACTCGCACCTCGGCAAAAATCAAAAAATGGGCCTCACTGGCCGCCAGAGTAATGACGTGGGTCTTTTAGCCACCAGCAAGATGTACAGCCTCCACGACCGGCTGTTTGTCTTCATGCCTCAGAACCTGGACAGCGAGGAGTTCCACCTCGTCAACGACGTCGACCTTTTCGTCAGCACACTGCGTTCGGACGTCGCTGTACTGCGTTCCCACTGGTATTTCGACGGCCGGCCTACTGTGGTGGTAATTTTGAGGGACCGACACCTGGTGCACAACAAGCTACCAGCATCGCTGCGCCAGACTATTAAGAAACTAGTCAGCGGCTACATCAACGCGACGCGAGTTTCCTTGGGCAAACTGCGCGATTTCATGAACACCTCGTGCGTCGTAAGCCTCGAATTTCTCCGCGACTACGAGGAAGGCGATTTTGAGAGTCTGCCCCAAGGCGTCCAGACCTACCTGGACAGGGCAGCTCGGCATCCGGAGCTCCTTCGCTCGGTAGGCCTGCAAAGCCAGCTCCTCTCGGGCGCGTCGAGTGCCGCGACTCGTCGGAAGCCACTCGTCTCCGGCATCATCAAGCGCAGCCGCACCATCGCGTCACAGGAGCACGCTATACCGGAGAATCCCGCAACCGCTGTCTCGCCGTACCAGACGTCGCCGTCAGTTTCGAACATAGCGTCCCGCCGCAACTCTATCGAAGAGGACGCGGCGCCGACGACAACGGTCGATGTCCTTGCCGAGCTCAAGCTGGACAGTGTGGACACGAAGGAGCTGGTGGACACCCTGCGCGAGACCGATTGCCTGGAGGAGCAGGGAGACATTCTGCACTACCTGGCCATACGCAAGGGCCTCACGTGGGACACCGGTCTGGGCTACCCAAACTCGGTGATCACCGTGCGCACGTTGTTCCTGGAATTCTACGAGCGTGCCTGCGAGGAGCACCACTGGGGCCTCGTGCGACACTTCGCGAGTTCTCTCGGCAAGCGGGTCGAAGACCTGGCCAAGTCCGTCACTGCCTTGCTGGTGCGCCAGAAGCAGGTGACCGTGGGCATGCCGCCGCAGAGCGAAGAGGTGATCACGCGCCCACTCTCGACCAAGGAACTGAACGTGATCATCGCCAGGGCGCACAGGGGAGACGAGAGCACGGCCATGCTGACCAAAGAGCTGCTCGCCTACCTGGCCATATTCATCCGCACCAGTCCAGgcctcttcaagaaaatgaaccGCCTCCGCGTGGGCCTCCTCATACAG GTGATGATGGCGGAGGTGGCCCACACGTCCCGGTGCGGCGCATCAGAAGCAACTGACCGGCTGTTGAACTTGAGCCCGTTCGACATGCAGTCGTTGCTGATGAACATCATGAGCGGCACCGAACTGGAGAACACGCAAGACATCTCCACGATGCCCGGCGCCAGTCCGGGCACCTTCACCAACAAGCGCATTGGGATTGAAGGCTTCGGGCTCAAGGAGCTCGAAGAGACGTCAACCCCGCTTGGGAACGAG GGTGCCCAGGGTCTGTGGCTGCGGCGCCGCCGACTGGACGGCGCCCTGAACCGGGTGCCAGAGGAGTTCTACAACCACGTCTGGGGCATCCTGGAGCGCTCCCCCGGAGTGTGGGTACGGGGATACTGCCTGCCCGTGGCCCTCACCAAGGAGATGACCGCCGGGGAGATCAAATTCGGGCTGCGCGTCGAAGAGATGCTGAACAGG GTCCCGGAGCCCGAGTATCGGCAGCTGATGGTCGAGGCGCTGATGGTGATCAGCCTGGCGGTGGAGAATGACATAGTGACCACCTTCAAGGCGCCCATCGACGTCGAGTCCGTGGTGCAGCGCGCACACGGCTTCTTCCTCGAGGACCAGCGCCAGACCAAGGGCGACGCTACACTGTGCTGCGCAGCGGGCGCGAAGCCCGCCATGCCCTGCCAGGCGGCCGTGGGCATCTGCCAGCACTTCTACGACTCTGCGCCAAGCGGATGCTACGGCACCATGACCTACCTGCTGCGTGCTGTCTCCCTCGTCGTGCCGGAAGTGAACGCCTCCCTTCTGGACTGCACGACCTCATGA